Proteins encoded in a region of the Polyangiaceae bacterium genome:
- a CDS encoding protein kinase: MIALAPAVPVLDKYEVLDEIGHGGMATVYRARDRRLGREVAVKVIHKHLRENQEVAARFVSEARAVAKLKHQNIVEVYDVSDADDPERYLVVELVEGTTLRKLLTDRKCIPAEIAAAIALEIGAALDHAHSHGVIHRDVKPENVLVSMRPPTSSREADAESAERTARIKIADFGIAKLLDAQGVTSTGQVLGSPAHMAPEQIEGGDVTARSDVFGLGVLMYECMVGRLPFDGKNPAQVLRKVLDGTFTPPDRARPSVGLYLGRIVEKALAREQEARFESVAALCQALRSELERVGFSEPRRQLAEYLGDPLAWEAGYEAKLVPKLVELGKAARGERDVTAAAAWFNRALAFRPSDRELLEQIAGLEKRERMRKIALRAGAIVAASAGLGLAAFAVARATRTPKAVASESASPPESAPRPEISAEAPRPPVSGAPESSVPLVDSASPDVPPSARVAQLPRVIPSGGVPGAEGKTRKVQVFIQGAKGTLKIDGAPQKWLGVVHELPVGPHTFEFVPPDERCCVAPAPKTVKIEPGDTVLSVNGYIPYKDAKIRFSALEGATATCPTLFQGTLNAGGERIVKFPGSESTLRGACTLTGPGDEPPRSQQVTLKPGESFPLAWP; encoded by the coding sequence ATGATTGCCCTGGCGCCAGCCGTGCCCGTTCTGGACAAGTACGAGGTCCTGGACGAGATTGGCCATGGTGGCATGGCCACGGTGTACCGCGCCCGCGACCGACGCTTGGGACGCGAGGTCGCCGTCAAGGTCATTCACAAGCACCTGCGCGAGAATCAAGAGGTTGCCGCGCGTTTCGTCAGCGAAGCCCGCGCCGTGGCGAAGCTCAAGCACCAAAACATCGTCGAGGTCTACGACGTTTCCGACGCCGACGATCCCGAGCGCTACCTGGTCGTCGAGCTGGTAGAGGGGACGACTCTGCGCAAGCTACTGACCGATCGAAAGTGCATTCCCGCGGAGATCGCCGCTGCCATTGCCCTGGAGATCGGTGCTGCTCTCGACCACGCACACAGCCACGGCGTGATTCACCGAGACGTGAAGCCCGAGAACGTCTTGGTCAGCATGCGCCCGCCGACGAGCAGTCGTGAGGCCGACGCCGAGAGCGCCGAACGCACCGCGCGCATCAAGATCGCGGACTTCGGCATTGCGAAACTGCTCGATGCCCAGGGGGTGACCAGCACCGGGCAGGTACTGGGATCCCCCGCACACATGGCCCCCGAACAGATCGAAGGCGGCGACGTGACGGCGCGCTCGGACGTCTTCGGGCTCGGCGTCTTGATGTACGAGTGCATGGTGGGGCGCTTGCCTTTCGACGGAAAGAACCCGGCGCAGGTGCTGCGCAAGGTGCTCGACGGGACTTTCACTCCACCGGATCGTGCGCGCCCCAGTGTGGGGCTGTACCTCGGTCGCATCGTCGAGAAGGCCTTGGCTCGGGAGCAGGAGGCGCGCTTCGAGAGCGTCGCGGCGCTGTGCCAGGCGCTGCGGTCGGAACTCGAGCGCGTCGGGTTTAGCGAACCTCGGCGCCAGCTTGCGGAGTACCTCGGGGATCCCTTGGCCTGGGAGGCCGGCTACGAGGCCAAGCTGGTGCCCAAACTGGTCGAGTTGGGCAAAGCTGCTCGCGGCGAACGCGACGTGACGGCGGCAGCGGCGTGGTTCAATCGCGCGCTCGCGTTTCGTCCGAGCGATCGCGAGCTGCTCGAGCAGATCGCGGGCCTGGAAAAGCGCGAGCGCATGCGCAAGATCGCGCTACGTGCGGGCGCGATTGTTGCGGCCAGCGCCGGGCTCGGCCTGGCTGCCTTCGCGGTGGCGAGGGCAACCCGCACGCCGAAGGCCGTCGCCTCCGAGAGTGCGTCGCCGCCCGAGAGCGCGCCGCGCCCTGAGATCAGCGCGGAGGCGCCGCGCCCGCCGGTGAGCGGCGCACCCGAAAGCAGCGTGCCCTTGGTCGACAGTGCATCGCCGGACGTGCCGCCCAGCGCGCGCGTGGCGCAGCTGCCGCGAGTCATTCCTAGTGGCGGAGTGCCTGGGGCAGAGGGCAAGACGCGCAAGGTGCAGGTCTTCATCCAAGGCGCGAAGGGAACGCTCAAGATCGACGGCGCGCCCCAGAAGTGGCTTGGCGTCGTGCACGAACTCCCCGTCGGCCCTCATACCTTCGAGTTCGTGCCGCCGGACGAGCGATGCTGCGTCGCCCCCGCGCCAAAGACGGTGAAGATCGAACCCGGCGATACCGTCCTTTCGGTCAACGGGTACATCCCCTACAAGGATGCGAAGATTCGATTCAGCGCTCTAGAAGGGGCGACGGCCACCTGTCCGACGCTGTTTCAGGGGACGCTCAATGCCGGAGGCGAGCGGATCGTGAAGTTCCCCGGCTCCGAATCGACGCTGCGGGGCGCCTGCACGCTCACGGGCCCGGGTGACGAACCACCGAGGAGTCAGCAGGTGACCTTGAAGCCCGGCGAGTCCTTCCCCCTCGCCTGGCCATAA
- a CDS encoding class I SAM-dependent methyltransferase, with translation MDASGSHDANRQYYDAFSHGYETHRGDNDPGGYHDLLDELEADYVARFGRDGDVLEVGCGTGLVLQRIERFARSAQGVDLSPGMLEKARERGLKVVEGSATELPFEDRQFDVTCSFKVLAHVPEIERALSEMARVTRPGGTVLAEFYNPFSWRGLAKRFAPAGRVAEGTHEDHVYTRFDTPLGVRRLVPHNMQIVGSRGIRVATPAARLMRVPALRNVLATTERVLCDSPLRFFGGFFVVAMRRTH, from the coding sequence ATGGACGCCTCCGGCAGCCACGACGCCAATCGGCAGTACTACGACGCGTTCAGCCACGGCTACGAAACGCACCGCGGGGACAACGATCCCGGCGGCTACCACGATCTGCTCGACGAGTTGGAAGCCGACTACGTCGCACGTTTCGGCCGCGACGGCGACGTGCTGGAGGTGGGCTGCGGCACCGGACTGGTGCTCCAACGCATCGAGCGCTTCGCACGCTCTGCTCAGGGTGTGGATCTCTCCCCCGGAATGCTGGAGAAAGCCCGCGAGCGCGGCTTGAAGGTCGTGGAGGGCTCAGCCACGGAGCTGCCCTTCGAAGACCGGCAGTTCGACGTCACCTGTTCCTTCAAGGTGTTGGCCCACGTGCCGGAAATCGAGCGTGCGCTTTCGGAGATGGCGCGGGTGACCCGCCCCGGCGGCACCGTGCTCGCGGAGTTCTACAACCCCTTCAGCTGGCGCGGCCTGGCCAAGCGCTTTGCGCCCGCGGGTCGAGTGGCTGAAGGCACCCACGAAGACCACGTCTACACGCGCTTCGATACACCTCTGGGGGTGCGACGCCTGGTCCCCCACAACATGCAGATCGTGGGGTCGCGCGGTATTCGCGTCGCCACTCCTGCTGCGCGCCTGATGCGCGTGCCGGCGCTACGCAACGTGCTGGCCACGACCGAGCGCGTGCTGTGCGACTCACCGCTGCGGTTCTTCGGTGGCTTCTTCGTCGTCGCCATGCGGCGCACGCACTGA
- the pyk gene encoding pyruvate kinase translates to MVERRAKVVCTVGPAVAEPARLQDLVRAGMDVARLNFSHGDRESHARMAEQLRQAAAEAGRTVAILADLCGPKIRTGSGGPASVQAGDALELFSGTESTDAALAVSYEFLAEDLKPGDRVLLGDGAVELSVGSVDAGRVQCQVEHGGALRSRMGVNLPSGRVRLGAITEKDKRDLGYALEMGVDYLALSFVRTADDVRQLRGLVDARGRATPIVAKIETPSAVDHIEEIVRESDAVMVARGDLGVELPPEMVPIMQREIVGACRLLRKPAIIATEMLQSMTESPRPTRAEASDVASAVFGGADAVMLSAETATGKYPIRACQMMDRIIRRAEASRFYDPKASPPGESTPEAIANSACRIAEEIGARLIVALTESGATARLVSQARPSVPIIALSPDAKTLRRLSLLWGVVPKTLDVESDLELLMKSVRQLLQRESLMKRGERFVLVCGAPVGGRGSTNMVRVEML, encoded by the coding sequence ATGGTCGAACGGCGAGCGAAGGTCGTCTGCACCGTGGGTCCCGCGGTGGCCGAGCCCGCGCGCCTGCAGGACCTCGTTCGTGCCGGGATGGACGTTGCGCGGCTGAACTTCTCCCACGGTGATCGCGAAAGCCACGCGCGCATGGCGGAGCAGTTGCGCCAGGCAGCGGCGGAGGCGGGGCGCACCGTCGCCATCCTGGCAGATCTGTGCGGACCCAAGATCCGCACGGGGAGCGGCGGTCCGGCCAGCGTTCAGGCCGGCGACGCACTCGAGCTATTCAGCGGCACCGAGTCCACCGACGCGGCCTTGGCGGTCAGCTACGAGTTCTTGGCTGAGGACTTGAAGCCCGGCGACCGAGTGTTGCTGGGGGACGGGGCGGTGGAGCTCAGCGTGGGATCCGTCGACGCCGGGCGGGTGCAGTGCCAGGTCGAGCATGGCGGTGCACTGCGCTCCCGCATGGGTGTCAACCTGCCTTCGGGGCGAGTGCGTCTGGGGGCCATCACCGAGAAGGACAAGCGAGATCTCGGCTACGCTTTGGAGATGGGCGTGGACTACTTGGCGCTCTCCTTCGTGCGCACTGCCGACGACGTGCGCCAACTGCGCGGCTTGGTCGATGCGCGGGGCCGTGCGACACCGATCGTGGCGAAGATCGAGACACCGTCTGCGGTGGATCACATCGAAGAGATCGTACGCGAGAGCGACGCGGTGATGGTGGCGCGGGGCGACCTGGGGGTGGAGTTGCCGCCCGAGATGGTGCCGATCATGCAACGTGAGATCGTCGGGGCCTGCCGCTTGCTGCGCAAGCCCGCGATCATCGCTACGGAGATGCTGCAGAGTATGACCGAGTCTCCCCGGCCCACGCGCGCCGAGGCCAGCGACGTTGCCAGCGCCGTCTTCGGCGGCGCGGACGCGGTGATGTTGTCGGCAGAGACGGCGACGGGAAAATACCCGATCCGCGCCTGCCAGATGATGGACCGCATCATCCGTCGCGCCGAAGCCAGCCGGTTCTACGATCCGAAGGCGTCCCCGCCGGGGGAGAGCACCCCCGAAGCGATCGCGAACTCGGCCTGTCGCATTGCAGAGGAGATCGGGGCGCGGCTGATCGTCGCTCTGACAGAGAGCGGCGCCACGGCGCGGCTGGTCTCCCAAGCGCGGCCTTCAGTGCCGATCATCGCGCTCTCGCCCGATGCCAAGACCTTGCGGCGACTCTCGCTGCTCTGGGGCGTGGTGCCGAAGACCCTGGACGTGGAGTCGGACCTCGAGCTGTTGATGAAGAGCGTGCGTCAGTTGTTGCAGCGCGAGTCCTTGATGAAGCGCGGGGAGCGCTTCGTGCTGGTGTGTGGCGCGCCCGTGGGCGGACGCGGCTCCACCAACATGGTGCGCGTGGAGATGCTGTGA
- a CDS encoding phospholipase D-like domain-containing protein yields the protein MLEAIEAAQRQVVLEMYWFGSDRVGRRFATALTGALRRGVAVWLIYDAIGSLEADRAQFDRLRDAGARVHEYNPVLPWRKRFRLDAMSRRDHRKILVVDEHVGFTGGINLADQWLDRAEGGGGFRDDMVRVEGPAARGLWECFHSTWRAVGEAGLHRVSEPRSSGGDQRVSVLGEAKARNRREIVRAYIAHIYRARERIWIANSYFVPDRVIRRALIRAARHGVDVRVLLPGQSDVPVVRMASRAIYPVLLKSGVRIFELQQNVLHSKTAVVDGSWSTIGTFNLDYRSLKSNLEVNVAVEDRRFGAVMEQSFLMDFEDSREVELREFEQRPRVERVAEQLAYRLRKLW from the coding sequence ATGCTGGAGGCAATTGAAGCCGCGCAACGACAAGTCGTGCTCGAGATGTACTGGTTCGGCTCGGATCGCGTTGGGCGTCGCTTCGCGACGGCGCTCACCGGTGCGCTGCGACGTGGCGTGGCCGTGTGGCTCATCTACGACGCCATCGGATCCCTGGAAGCGGACCGCGCGCAGTTCGACCGCTTGCGCGACGCCGGGGCGCGAGTGCATGAATACAATCCGGTGCTTCCGTGGCGAAAGCGCTTTCGTCTGGATGCCATGTCGCGGCGGGACCACCGCAAGATCCTGGTCGTCGACGAGCACGTTGGATTCACTGGGGGCATCAACTTGGCGGATCAGTGGTTGGATCGAGCTGAAGGTGGGGGTGGGTTTCGCGACGACATGGTGCGGGTGGAAGGTCCGGCGGCTCGCGGGCTGTGGGAGTGCTTCCACTCCACCTGGCGCGCGGTGGGCGAGGCAGGACTGCACCGTGTGTCGGAACCTCGTAGTTCCGGCGGCGATCAGCGAGTGAGCGTCTTGGGTGAGGCCAAGGCGCGCAACCGGCGAGAGATCGTGAGAGCCTACATCGCGCATATCTATCGCGCGCGTGAGCGCATCTGGATCGCAAACAGCTACTTCGTTCCGGATCGCGTCATTCGTCGGGCGCTCATTCGCGCGGCCCGCCACGGCGTGGACGTGCGCGTGCTCCTGCCTGGGCAGAGCGATGTGCCGGTCGTGCGCATGGCGAGTCGCGCGATCTACCCCGTGCTACTGAAGTCGGGCGTCCGGATCTTCGAGTTGCAGCAGAACGTGCTTCACTCCAAGACGGCCGTCGTCGACGGCTCGTGGAGTACCATCGGTACGTTCAATCTCGACTACCGCTCCCTGAAGTCGAACCTGGAAGTGAACGTGGCCGTGGAGGATCGCCGTTTCGGAGCCGTAATGGAACAGTCTTTCCTGATGGATTTCGAGGACAGTCGTGAGGTGGAGCTCCGGGAGTTCGAGCAGCGTCCCAGGGTCGAGCGGGTCGCGGAGCAGCTTGCGTATCGCCTGCGCAAACTCTGGTAG
- a CDS encoding serine/threonine-protein kinase, with product MERIGEYLVRGLVGEGGMGKVYEAEERLSKRRVALKVLRPELSRSEDGRRLFLNEMTILAHLDHPNIVRCLACTESDDQLVMALEYLEGRTLRTVLADGGPLSWEDAVGIAVQITSALAAAHRQEPPIVHRDLKPENVMVLDDGTVKVMDFGIAKVLEALSGNTTHSVGTLQYMSPEQIDATGVDARSDLYCLGLVMYEMLAGKPPFESASPRELLNMQCTQAPPQLPEDVRGSLPRAVERLVFELLEKSAEDRPASARDVLHELEPFAPSLTRAPRSRATPSPREASTTTPSDTQPSAPHPSADEKSGPPKKAKRPERAVPRADTLALVEKRTADKEVSPRTGVMVILALTVLAALVTYFVRGSDAGVGGAEAPSASAVRSGGER from the coding sequence ATGGAGCGGATTGGTGAGTACCTCGTCCGGGGTTTGGTGGGCGAGGGCGGCATGGGCAAGGTCTACGAGGCCGAAGAGCGGCTGAGCAAACGCCGGGTGGCGCTGAAGGTGCTGCGCCCCGAGCTGTCGCGTTCCGAAGATGGTCGGCGGTTATTTCTCAACGAGATGACGATCCTGGCACACCTGGACCATCCAAACATCGTGCGTTGCCTGGCCTGCACCGAGAGCGACGACCAGCTCGTGATGGCGCTGGAGTACTTGGAAGGGCGCACGCTGCGCACCGTGCTCGCGGATGGCGGGCCTTTGAGCTGGGAGGACGCCGTGGGCATCGCGGTGCAGATCACGTCCGCGCTGGCCGCCGCGCATCGACAAGAGCCACCCATCGTACATCGCGATCTGAAGCCAGAGAACGTGATGGTGCTCGACGACGGTACCGTGAAGGTCATGGACTTCGGCATTGCCAAGGTGCTGGAAGCGCTGAGCGGGAACACCACGCACAGCGTCGGGACGCTGCAGTACATGAGCCCGGAGCAAATCGACGCCACGGGGGTCGACGCCCGGAGTGATCTCTACTGTTTGGGGCTGGTCATGTACGAGATGCTCGCGGGCAAGCCCCCCTTCGAGAGCGCGTCTCCCCGTGAGCTACTCAACATGCAGTGCACCCAGGCGCCGCCGCAGTTGCCCGAGGACGTGCGTGGCTCGCTTCCCCGCGCAGTAGAACGGCTGGTTTTCGAGCTTTTGGAAAAGTCCGCGGAAGATCGACCCGCGTCCGCCCGGGACGTCTTGCACGAGCTCGAGCCCTTTGCGCCTTCCTTGACGCGCGCACCTCGTTCCCGGGCGACGCCGAGCCCCCGCGAAGCGTCGACCACCACGCCCTCGGACACGCAGCCCTCGGCGCCGCATCCAAGCGCTGACGAGAAGAGCGGCCCGCCCAAGAAGGCGAAGCGCCCTGAGCGCGCCGTGCCGCGTGCAGACACCCTGGCGCTCGTCGAGAAGCGAACGGCGGACAAGGAGGTCAGCCCGCGAACGGGTGTGATGGTGATCCTCGCCTTGACCGTGCTCGCGGCGCTGGTCACCTACTTCGTGCGAGGCAGCGACGCAGGCGTTGGCGGCGCAGAAGCACCGTCTGCGTCGGCGGTTCGCTCCGGCGGCGAGCGGTGA
- a CDS encoding ferritin-like domain-containing protein — MATSVDDRPTAWWLATLERRRDHGDAGLGDGAIDLALPEVQEAAVRFFNAALRAEESGQSQAHALADALSDVDAELARTLRLYGDEEGWHRELLIDFLARLGGSIRPMGRVTRVLYKGYARAKRMETIVLTNLMFETIGSTTYRMALRNVTQPTARRMLTILTRDEAFHVPLNVHFLRRVLDGKSQRERRRLRLVYWLLFASLLALPLASRPKAARFDGLSVLDLSRGYGRELARVFSAAPDLELPPPWWLLALIGVSRQDADRGVSPTTATAAERAAEREHVAVHTL; from the coding sequence GTGGCAACGAGCGTCGACGACCGACCCACGGCGTGGTGGCTCGCCACCCTGGAGCGACGCCGCGACCATGGCGACGCCGGCCTGGGAGACGGAGCCATCGACTTGGCACTGCCCGAAGTACAAGAAGCGGCAGTTCGTTTCTTCAACGCAGCGCTGCGCGCCGAGGAATCCGGGCAATCCCAGGCCCACGCTTTGGCGGACGCTCTGAGCGACGTCGATGCGGAATTGGCGCGCACCTTGCGCCTCTACGGCGACGAAGAAGGTTGGCATCGAGAGCTGCTCATCGACTTCCTGGCGCGCCTCGGCGGCAGCATTCGTCCCATGGGTCGAGTGACGCGCGTGCTGTACAAGGGCTATGCGCGCGCCAAGCGCATGGAAACGATCGTGCTCACGAATCTGATGTTCGAGACGATCGGCTCCACCACCTACCGCATGGCACTACGCAACGTGACGCAACCCACGGCGCGGCGCATGCTCACCATCCTCACGCGCGACGAAGCCTTCCATGTGCCGCTCAACGTGCACTTCCTGCGGCGCGTGCTGGACGGGAAGTCGCAGCGGGAGCGACGCCGCCTGCGACTGGTGTACTGGCTCTTGTTCGCGAGCTTGCTCGCCCTGCCCCTCGCCAGCCGGCCCAAGGCCGCGCGCTTCGACGGCCTCTCGGTGCTGGATCTGTCGCGCGGCTACGGTCGCGAGCTGGCCCGGGTGTTCTCGGCTGCACCGGATCTCGAGCTGCCCCCCCCGTGGTGGCTGCTCGCGCTGATTGGTGTGAGTCGCCAGGACGCCGATCGCGGCGTGTCGCCCACGACCGCAACGGCGGCGGAACGCGCGGCCGAGCGCGAGCACGTCGCCGTCCACACTCTCTGA
- the lysA gene encoding diaminopimelate decarboxylase produces MPDRALGASHAALLRGGGAIPAPKSARGLLWDAFMSGYERDATGHACLGGTRLSTLLEQAHVPTPAYVYDLDAIADSTRQLVAGFAGHRHVVAYAVKANTAGSVVRTVVDAGGGADTVSGGELTVALGAGAPGDRIVMSGVAKLDWELDRAIDAEIRAIQLESVEEIPRVAARARALGKRARVGVRVNPDVDIDSHAHIATGHDEAKFGIVRSDLGSALDHIRREKSLDLVGVSTHVGSMLATVEPYLESAAVVCDVAQAWMAQGVNLDFVDFGGGFGTDYGGGPVTAPAEFVRVSLKLMSERGLQALALIVEPGRALVASHGVLIASVVQGKQTSARRFCLLDAGMNDLIRPALYQARHRVEPLDRPPRAPAYQVVGPVCESADDFGVHELGEPLPARVVIRDAGAYGFTMASVYNGRPLAAEVFVRDGKVVHLSPSTGVDAWVDARMKA; encoded by the coding sequence ATGCCCGATCGGGCACTCGGGGCTAGCCACGCGGCACTTTTGCGCGGCGGCGGCGCGATCCCGGCTCCCAAGAGCGCCAGAGGCCTGCTATGGGACGCCTTCATGTCCGGCTACGAACGCGACGCTACAGGTCATGCATGCCTCGGAGGGACTCGCCTCTCTACTCTGCTCGAGCAGGCACACGTTCCCACCCCGGCCTACGTCTACGATCTGGACGCCATCGCCGACAGTACGAGGCAGCTCGTCGCGGGCTTCGCTGGCCATCGACACGTCGTTGCCTACGCCGTCAAGGCAAACACGGCCGGCTCCGTGGTGCGGACGGTGGTGGACGCAGGAGGCGGCGCCGACACCGTGAGCGGAGGCGAACTGACGGTCGCCCTTGGGGCCGGTGCGCCGGGCGACCGCATCGTGATGAGCGGAGTCGCAAAGCTGGATTGGGAGCTGGATCGCGCCATCGACGCGGAGATCCGCGCCATTCAGCTGGAGAGCGTCGAAGAGATCCCTCGGGTCGCTGCGCGCGCGCGCGCTCTGGGCAAACGAGCCCGCGTCGGCGTGCGGGTCAATCCCGACGTCGACATCGACTCGCACGCGCACATCGCCACGGGTCACGACGAAGCCAAGTTCGGCATCGTTCGCTCGGATCTGGGCTCGGCCCTCGACCACATCCGTCGTGAAAAGAGCCTGGACCTAGTCGGGGTTTCCACTCACGTCGGCTCGATGCTGGCCACCGTCGAGCCGTACCTCGAGTCCGCAGCCGTCGTCTGCGACGTGGCGCAGGCGTGGATGGCCCAGGGTGTCAACCTCGACTTCGTCGACTTCGGCGGTGGCTTTGGCACGGACTACGGCGGCGGTCCGGTGACGGCACCCGCGGAGTTCGTCCGTGTGTCCTTGAAATTGATGTCCGAGCGCGGGCTCCAGGCCCTGGCACTGATCGTCGAGCCGGGACGGGCCCTGGTTGCCAGCCACGGCGTCCTGATCGCCAGTGTGGTGCAGGGCAAGCAGACGAGTGCGCGCCGCTTCTGCTTGCTGGACGCGGGGATGAACGATCTGATTCGCCCAGCGCTCTACCAAGCGCGCCACCGGGTCGAGCCGCTCGATCGCCCGCCCCGGGCACCCGCCTACCAGGTGGTGGGGCCCGTGTGCGAAAGCGCCGACGACTTCGGCGTACACGAGCTGGGCGAGCCGCTGCCGGCTCGCGTCGTGATCCGCGATGCAGGCGCCTACGGCTTCACCATGGCCAGCGTCTACAACGGCCGCCCCCTGGCCGCGGAGGTCTTCGTGCGGGACGGCAAGGTCGTGCACCTCAGCCCAAGCACCGGCGTCGACGCCTGGGTCGACGCACGCATGAAGGCCTAG
- a CDS encoding HD domain-containing protein, which yields MILRDPVHGLVSFETDEQSIVVELLEAREVQRLRHIRQLGLTSLAYPGADHTRFSHAIGTAFVMTRFISRMRALHEELPFWQRLTTERARDALAAALLHDIGHGPFSHLFEEALPDMPRHEVWTSRVLLDDSTDVHRLLARYDATLPERVAELVHGRHELTYLARAVSGTFDVDRCDYLLRDAYFTGVGYGSFDLDWLLRSFRLGVPKHAGEAPPLAIDGAKGLPAIESFILARLFMFQQVYFHKASRASEWMLARILGRVRQLSLDGTAIHGAPRAIISLASEGDASLGDYLALDDTVLWSALSSFRDAKDEVLADLSRRLMGRKLFKTYELYGDAQRPEVRYEALSRAREIAERAALDPDTYVGLDCASDLPFDDHDDAASVLFPGGALKNPGDVSYLLGRLRAERVERVRLIFAPELREDIEVALRDIA from the coding sequence GTGATTCTTCGAGACCCTGTTCACGGCCTGGTTTCCTTCGAAACCGACGAGCAGTCCATCGTGGTGGAGCTCCTGGAGGCCCGCGAGGTGCAACGTTTGCGCCACATCCGGCAGCTGGGTCTCACCAGCCTGGCCTACCCCGGAGCCGACCACACGAGGTTCTCCCACGCCATTGGCACGGCGTTCGTCATGACACGCTTCATCAGCCGCATGCGCGCCCTGCATGAAGAGTTGCCCTTCTGGCAGCGCTTGACGACGGAGCGGGCGCGCGATGCCCTTGCGGCCGCCCTGCTGCATGACATCGGTCACGGGCCGTTTTCCCATCTGTTCGAGGAGGCCCTCCCCGACATGCCTCGCCACGAGGTCTGGACCAGCCGCGTGTTGCTGGACGACTCCACGGACGTGCATCGCCTCCTCGCACGCTACGACGCGACGCTGCCCGAGCGCGTCGCCGAGCTGGTCCACGGGCGCCACGAACTCACTTATCTAGCGCGGGCCGTCAGCGGCACCTTCGACGTGGACCGATGCGACTACCTGCTGCGCGATGCGTACTTCACCGGCGTCGGCTACGGCAGCTTCGACTTGGATTGGTTGTTGCGCAGCTTTCGCTTGGGCGTTCCCAAGCACGCCGGTGAAGCGCCACCCTTGGCCATCGACGGCGCGAAGGGCTTGCCGGCCATCGAGTCCTTCATCCTGGCGCGCTTGTTCATGTTTCAGCAGGTGTATTTCCACAAGGCGAGTCGAGCCAGCGAGTGGATGCTGGCGCGCATCCTCGGGCGCGTGCGCCAGTTGAGCTTGGACGGGACGGCGATCCACGGCGCGCCACGCGCCATCATTTCCCTCGCCAGTGAGGGCGATGCATCCTTGGGTGACTATCTGGCGCTGGACGACACGGTGCTGTGGTCGGCGCTCTCCAGCTTCCGCGATGCGAAAGACGAGGTACTCGCCGATCTGTCGCGCCGTCTGATGGGGCGCAAGCTGTTCAAGACCTACGAGCTCTACGGGGACGCGCAGCGACCCGAGGTGCGCTACGAGGCTCTCTCGCGCGCGAGAGAAATCGCCGAGCGCGCCGCCCTGGATCCCGACACCTACGTGGGCCTGGACTGCGCGTCGGACTTGCCTTTCGACGACCACGACGATGCAGCGAGCGTGCTTTTCCCCGGTGGGGCGCTGAAGAACCCCGGCGATGTCTCCTACCTGCTGGGCCGCCTTCGCGCCGAACGCGTCGAACGCGTTCGCCTCATTTTCGCGCCAGAGCTGCGCGAAGACATCGAGGTCGCCTTGCGAGACATCGCATGA
- a CDS encoding GNAT family N-acetyltransferase has protein sequence MIELSTHPAISEIGADAWNALVAAEDPPFLRYEFLHILEVTGAASAERGWAPMHLAFREAGELVAVAPAYVKGHSQGEFVFDHGIAEFAEHRLKLAYYPKLVVAAPFTPATGARLLCPRPERRGQLYAALAAGLARLLDTFELSSAHVLFSDAEEAAALRAAGLAQRLGVQLHWHNDGYARFDDFLAAQTSKRRHQMRRERRAMEAQGLRLETRLGSELDASLVNHVFECYRNTIERYFWGRQYLSREFFHAIVAAMPQQVLTVIAYEADAQRPVAAAFNLLGKSAMYGRYWGALAEYDCLHFNVCYYHGIQESIERGLARFEPGAGGEHKRARGFSPVRTYSAHLFADPRLDAVARDFFEREAHSIEGALSET, from the coding sequence ATGATCGAGCTGTCCACGCACCCTGCGATTTCCGAGATCGGCGCCGACGCTTGGAACGCGTTGGTAGCGGCGGAAGACCCGCCCTTCCTTCGCTATGAGTTCCTGCACATCCTCGAAGTGACGGGTGCGGCGAGCGCCGAGCGCGGTTGGGCGCCGATGCACTTGGCATTTCGCGAAGCGGGTGAACTCGTCGCCGTCGCGCCGGCCTACGTCAAGGGTCACAGTCAGGGGGAGTTTGTGTTCGACCACGGCATCGCCGAGTTCGCGGAGCACCGCTTGAAGCTCGCGTACTACCCGAAGCTCGTGGTGGCAGCGCCCTTCACGCCGGCAACAGGGGCACGGCTCTTGTGCCCGCGTCCGGAACGTCGTGGACAGCTCTACGCGGCGCTTGCAGCGGGGCTCGCGCGATTGCTGGATACGTTCGAGCTGTCGAGCGCTCACGTGCTGTTCTCGGACGCCGAAGAGGCTGCGGCGCTACGAGCCGCCGGGCTGGCGCAGCGTCTCGGCGTGCAGCTGCATTGGCACAACGACGGGTACGCGAGATTCGACGACTTCTTGGCCGCGCAAACCAGCAAGCGTCGCCACCAAATGCGGCGGGAGCGACGCGCCATGGAGGCCCAAGGCCTTCGACTCGAAACGCGGCTCGGTTCGGAGCTGGACGCTTCCCTCGTGAATCACGTCTTCGAGTGCTATCGCAACACCATCGAGCGCTACTTCTGGGGTCGCCAGTACCTGAGCCGCGAGTTCTTTCACGCCATCGTCGCTGCAATGCCCCAGCAGGTGCTCACGGTCATCGCCTACGAAGCGGACGCGCAACGACCTGTGGCGGCGGCCTTCAATCTCCTCGGCAAGTCGGCAATGTATGGTCGCTACTGGGGCGCCCTCGCCGAGTACGACTGCCTGCACTTCAACGTCTGCTACTACCACGGCATCCAGGAGTCGATCGAACGGGGCCTCGCCCGCTTCGAGCCAGGCGCTGGCGGCGAACACAAACGAGCCCGTGGCTTCTCGCCGGTTCGCACCTACAGCGCGCACCTTTTCGCGGATCCTCGCCTCGACGCGGTCGCGCGTGACTTCTTCGAGCGCGAAGCTCACTCGATAGAAGGCGCGCTGTCGGAGACCTGA